In Patescibacteria group bacterium, a single window of DNA contains:
- a CDS encoding nucleoside triphosphate pyrophosphohydrolase family protein, giving the protein MNFDDYQKFTKKTAIYPKIGKNFVYPALGLAGETGEVLEKIKKLFRDNNGKLTKENNEELKKELGDILWYVSQLSLELGIKLNDVAVANVEKLTSRQKRNKLHGNGDNR; this is encoded by the coding sequence ATGAACTTCGACGATTACCAAAAATTTACTAAGAAAACTGCAATCTATCCCAAAATTGGTAAAAACTTCGTTTATCCTGCACTTGGTTTAGCTGGAGAAACAGGTGAAGTGCTAGAAAAAATTAAAAAATTATTTAGAGATAACAATGGAAAACTGACGAAAGAAAACAATGAGGAACTTAAAAAAGAACTTGGAGATATTTTATGGTATGTCTCGCAACTTTCATTAGAACTTGGAATTAAACTTAACGATGTTGCGGTAGCAAACGTCGAAAAATTAACTTCGAGGCAAAAAAGAAATAAGCTTCACGGAAATGGAGATAATAGATGA
- the dcd gene encoding dCTP deaminase: MILSDVDIQKEIKSKRLKISPFDSKAIQPASLDVKMDNEFRIFKNSRKPFLDVKEPADDFMELIKVKNGDPIIIHPREFLLGTTIEKVTIPDDLVAQLNGRSSLGRLGIIVHATAGFIDPGFSGFITLEITNVATLPIALYPGMRIGQLSFTRLSTPAKNPYGPKKGSKYSGQVGPTTSKIWKDFTKDKKK; encoded by the coding sequence ATGATTTTATCTGACGTTGATATTCAAAAAGAAATAAAGTCGAAAAGACTTAAAATTTCCCCTTTTGACTCAAAAGCAATTCAGCCAGCGAGTTTAGATGTCAAAATGGATAATGAATTTCGTATTTTTAAAAATTCCCGTAAACCTTTTCTTGATGTCAAAGAGCCAGCCGACGATTTCATGGAATTGATTAAAGTAAAAAACGGTGACCCAATTATTATTCATCCCCGTGAATTTCTTTTAGGCACAACAATTGAAAAAGTTACCATCCCGGATGATTTGGTTGCCCAATTAAACGGAAGAAGTTCTTTAGGAAGATTGGGGATTATAGTTCATGCAACGGCCGGTTTTATCGACCCTGGTTTTAGCGGATTTATAACTCTTGAGATTACAAATGTTGCCACTCTTCCCATTGCTCTTTACCCCGGAATGAGAATTGGCCAATTGTCTTTCACAAGATTAAGCACGCCCGCCAAAAATCCATACGGTCCAAAAAAAGGAAGTAAATATAGCGGCCAAGTTGGCCCGACAACAAGTAAAATCTGGAAAGACTTTACAAAGGACAAGAAAAAATGA
- a CDS encoding FAD-dependent thymidylate synthase, producing the protein MSAEFPGANQEKIKPDVVNTLLEYKKLGEKFENPPQIILVICPLVVGDEEGKVGVRDISISAAMQCYAAGVSTLKPRLEDRQQAIADRTAEAGHHTTRMHANFTFHINVTRDLAERVLHANPFYNSEQQSQRYVEAKDGNYEVAAGLTPEQRDLYITSAEYMNKAYFNLLTSLHESVEQRVQNMYPGAGWNYEKTAKRLNSKVDKICQEVARYVLPIAQKTTMYHTLSELQIMRLFRASQFENFSDEAKYTIATMVEEIAEVDPSILLELDKPLPPYEHPHFSETRTEQKQEFDEQLNNKNSIILGTTGNLRNVLAFAVRNITGATEKDLPDDEAIKLLISPVNNVLLADVYETGMLDPFTECLRQVSITAATKLSHTAESQRQRQRRTPGAVPTVDDIYDGTADYMTPLVIRENIELRAKYDEIMTNIYANVEKCLQAGVPREVALKLLPNAQTIRIVETGDMFDWLHRFKQRLCFLAQEEFCFISIEQVEMLTEEFPEFAELFLAPCAVAEAAGTGRCPEGTGWCGKPVWKWKIDKYKKERLI; encoded by the coding sequence ATGAGTGCAGAATTTCCAGGAGCAAATCAGGAAAAAATAAAACCGGATGTTGTAAACACTTTATTGGAATATAAAAAGCTTGGTGAAAAATTTGAGAATCCACCTCAAATAATATTAGTTATTTGCCCTCTTGTGGTTGGAGATGAAGAAGGGAAAGTTGGTGTTCGCGATATCTCCATTAGCGCAGCCATGCAATGCTATGCGGCTGGAGTTTCAACTCTAAAACCTCGCCTTGAAGATCGCCAGCAAGCAATTGCTGATCGTACAGCCGAAGCTGGTCATCACACGACTCGCATGCATGCTAATTTTACTTTTCATATAAATGTAACCCGGGATTTGGCAGAAAGGGTGCTACATGCAAATCCTTTTTATAACTCAGAACAACAAAGCCAAAGATATGTCGAAGCAAAAGATGGTAACTATGAAGTTGCAGCGGGGTTAACTCCAGAACAAAGAGATTTATACATCACCTCGGCCGAGTATATGAACAAAGCTTATTTTAATTTACTTACATCTTTACACGAAAGTGTCGAGCAAAGGGTACAAAACATGTATCCGGGAGCAGGGTGGAATTATGAGAAAACTGCCAAAAGATTAAATTCCAAGGTCGACAAAATTTGCCAGGAAGTTGCCAGATATGTTTTGCCAATCGCTCAAAAGACGACAATGTACCATACGCTAAGTGAATTGCAGATTATGAGACTTTTTAGAGCAAGTCAATTTGAGAATTTTAGCGACGAAGCAAAATATACAATTGCAACCATGGTCGAAGAAATTGCCGAAGTTGACCCTTCAATTTTGCTTGAATTAGATAAACCGTTGCCGCCTTATGAGCATCCTCATTTTTCTGAAACACGAACAGAACAGAAACAAGAGTTTGATGAACAACTGAATAATAAAAACTCTATTATTTTAGGCACGACAGGAAATCTAAGAAATGTTTTGGCTTTTGCAGTAAGAAATATTACTGGCGCTACAGAAAAAGATTTACCAGATGACGAAGCAATTAAATTATTAATTTCTCCAGTAAACAATGTTTTGCTCGCTGATGTTTATGAAACTGGAATGCTAGATCCCTTTACTGAGTGTCTCCGACAAGTTTCTATTACCGCCGCAACTAAATTGTCTCATACAGCAGAATCGCAAAGACAAAGGCAAAGAAGAACGCCTGGAGCTGTGCCAACCGTGGACGATATTTACGATGGTACCGCCGATTATATGACGCCATTAGTTATAAGAGAAAATATAGAATTAAGAGCTAAGTACGACGAAATTATGACCAATATCTATGCAAATGTGGAAAAGTGTCTTCAAGCAGGAGTTCCCAGAGAAGTCGCATTGAAATTGTTACCAAATGCCCAAACTATAAGAATTGTTGAAACAGGCGACATGTTTGATTGGCTTCATAGATTTAAACAAAGATTATGTTTTCTTGCCCAGGAAGAGTTTTGCTTTATTTCTATCGAACAAGTCGAAATGTTAACTGAAGAATTTCCCGAATTTGCGGAATTATTCCTGGCTCCTTGCGCTGTTGCGGAAGCGGCGGGAACAGGGCGATGTCCTGAAGGCACAGGCTGGTGTGGTAAACCAGTTTGGAAATGGAAAATTGATAAATATAAAAAAGAAAGATTAATATAA
- a CDS encoding thymidine kinase yields the protein MTERIRGISGNMFAGKTDELLRRVTRAEIAGKDVLVFKPAIDDRWGRKDKIRSHAGAEHAAIPVATSEEILNYLTKNTEIVAIDEIQFMDENIVPVVDEIVERDIEVNFDGLPLDFRGEPFGQMPVLLAKSDDIERLTAICTYHCEEDGKICGKEATRTQRFVNGMPANYNDEIILIGAQESYAPRCPTHHKVPGKPRKMLK from the coding sequence ATGACCGAAAGAATACGGGGAATCTCTGGCAATATGTTCGCCGGGAAAACTGATGAATTGTTGCGACGAGTTACTAGAGCTGAAATTGCTGGCAAAGATGTCCTTGTCTTTAAGCCAGCCATTGATGACAGATGGGGTAGAAAGGACAAAATCCGTTCTCATGCAGGTGCCGAACACGCAGCCATACCTGTTGCTACTTCAGAAGAAATATTAAACTATTTAACTAAAAATACAGAAATAGTAGCCATTGATGAAATTCAATTTATGGATGAAAATATAGTTCCGGTTGTTGACGAAATTGTTGAAAGAGATATAGAAGTAAATTTTGATGGCCTACCTTTAGATTTTAGAGGCGAACCTTTTGGGCAAATGCCAGTACTTCTTGCAAAATCAGACGATATCGAAAGATTAACAGCCATTTGTACATACCATTGTGAAGAAGATGGAAAAATATGTGGCAAAGAAGCAACTCGAACACAACGGTTTGTAAACGGAATGCCGGCAAATTATAACGATGAAATTATTTTAATTGGAGCTCAAGAATCATACGCCCCACGCTGTCCTACGCACCACAAAGTACCAGGCAAGCCAAGAAAGATGTTAAAATAA
- the glyA gene encoding serine hydroxymethyltransferase — protein MDTIQSLIKKEEIRQRETLSMIPSENITYPEVLKAVGSVLMQKYSEGQPGKRYYQGNEFIDEIELLTKINALELFHLTPDKWAVNVQALSGAPANLAIYNALLNPGDKILSLYLPDGGHLSHGWHIGDRKVTLISKIYDVDFYHVTMASSAYNDQQINGLIDYDALEKKTLEFKPKIIVSGGTAYPREIDHKRIGEITKKAGSYYLADVSHEAGLIAAGVNADPFPYADVVMMTTHKTLRGPRGALIFSRIDLANAIDSSVFPGLQGGPHNEIIAGIGIALQKDNSEEFKKYARQVVDNAKELAQKLMDLGLTLITNGTDKHLILIDLRPLEINSWFVAYALEKAGIIVNRNAISPDGISPRAIFYPSGIRIGTPAITARGMGKYEIDQIADWIMDVINHLEKIELPEDVAQRKVVLKEFQEKIDKDQFIKNINKEVKNLCEKFPLNIS, from the coding sequence ATGGACACAATTCAATCTCTTATAAAAAAAGAAGAAATTCGCCAAAGGGAAACTCTTTCCATGATTCCTTCCGAAAATATAACTTATCCAGAGGTTTTAAAAGCAGTTGGCTCTGTTTTAATGCAAAAGTATTCTGAGGGTCAGCCCGGAAAAAGATATTATCAGGGAAATGAATTTATTGATGAAATAGAATTATTAACAAAAATAAATGCACTAGAGCTTTTTCATTTAACTCCTGACAAGTGGGCAGTTAATGTTCAAGCTTTATCAGGAGCTCCAGCAAATTTAGCAATCTACAATGCGCTTCTTAACCCCGGCGATAAAATTTTGTCTTTGTATCTTCCAGACGGCGGCCATTTATCTCACGGCTGGCATATTGGTGACCGCAAAGTTACTTTAATTTCCAAAATTTATGATGTGGACTTTTACCATGTAACCATGGCAAGCTCTGCTTATAATGATCAACAAATAAATGGTCTTATTGATTATGATGCCCTAGAAAAAAAAACCTTAGAATTCAAACCAAAAATTATTGTAAGCGGGGGGACTGCATATCCAAGAGAAATTGATCATAAAAGAATTGGGGAGATTACCAAAAAAGCTGGATCTTATTATTTAGCAGACGTATCTCACGAAGCAGGTTTAATTGCAGCTGGAGTTAATGCAGATCCGTTTCCTTATGCCGATGTTGTCATGATGACAACTCACAAAACTTTAAGAGGTCCTCGTGGCGCTTTAATTTTTTCCCGGATCGATTTGGCAAATGCAATTGACTCATCAGTTTTTCCAGGCCTTCAAGGAGGTCCTCATAATGAAATAATTGCAGGAATTGGCATTGCTCTTCAAAAAGATAATTCAGAAGAATTTAAAAAATATGCAAGACAAGTTGTAGATAATGCAAAAGAGCTTGCACAGAAATTAATGGATTTAGGATTAACTTTAATCACAAACGGCACAGATAAACATTTAATTTTAATTGATCTTCGTCCTTTAGAAATTAATTCCTGGTTTGTTGCATATGCTTTAGAAAAAGCCGGAATAATTGTTAATAGAAACGCCATTTCACCAGACGGAATTTCTCCTCGCGCAATTTTTTATCCATCAGGAATAAGGATTGGTACTCCTGCAATTACAGCAAGAGGAATGGGCAAATATGAAATAGACCAAATTGCAGACTGGATAATGGATGTTATAAATCATTTGGAAAAAATAGAACTTCCAGAAGATGTCGCTCAAAGAAAAGTTGTATTAAAAGAATTTCAGGAAAAAATAGACAAAGATCAATTCATAAAAAATATAAATAAAGAAGTTAAAAACCTTTGTGAGAAATTTCCTCTAAATATTTCTTAA
- a CDS encoding UTP--glucose-1-phosphate uridylyltransferase gives MKRVTKAVIPAAGFGTRFLPQTKAMPKEMLPIVDKPVIQIVVEELVDAGIKDIIIVTGYHKRAIEDHFDLPNTDLIENLRMGGEKKKHLMEEVQRISEMANFIYVRQKGPYGNGTPLLNVRHLIGDEPFIYTWSDDFIVSSPSSVKQMISVYEKYGSSVLAGIKATKDEDYDRYGFSAGKVLDDGVIDVDTLIEKPGKEKAPSDNTNLSFLFTPEIFKYMDKAMENLEEGKELYWNDPVKLMLADRIKVYSTEIKNAKYYDMGNKLEYVKAIVDFGLKHPETGESFKKYLEEISHKGF, from the coding sequence ATGAAGCGAGTTACAAAAGCCGTTATCCCTGCAGCCGGATTTGGAACAAGATTTTTGCCACAAACAAAGGCAATGCCAAAAGAAATGCTTCCGATCGTCGATAAACCTGTTATTCAAATAGTTGTTGAAGAATTAGTGGATGCCGGAATCAAAGATATTATCATTGTTACTGGATATCACAAGAGAGCAATTGAAGATCATTTTGATTTGCCAAATACTGACTTGATTGAAAATCTTCGCATGGGAGGCGAGAAAAAGAAACATCTAATGGAAGAAGTGCAGCGAATTTCTGAAATGGCAAATTTTATTTATGTAAGACAAAAAGGGCCTTATGGAAATGGAACTCCCCTTCTTAATGTCCGTCACTTGATTGGCGATGAGCCTTTTATTTATACATGGAGCGATGATTTTATTGTTTCGTCTCCAAGCAGCGTTAAACAAATGATAAGTGTTTATGAAAAATACGGCAGCTCTGTTCTTGCTGGAATAAAAGCTACAAAAGATGAAGATTACGATCGTTACGGATTTTCGGCAGGAAAAGTATTAGATGACGGCGTAATTGATGTTGACACTTTAATTGAGAAACCAGGAAAAGAAAAAGCGCCAAGCGATAATACGAATTTAAGTTTTCTTTTTACACCTGAAATTTTTAAATATATGGACAAAGCGATGGAAAACTTGGAAGAAGGTAAAGAACTTTATTGGAATGATCCTGTAAAACTAATGCTTGCAGATCGCATAAAAGTTTATTCTACAGAAATTAAAAATGCTAAATATTATGATATGGGAAATAAACTGGAATATGTAAAAGCAATTGTAGACTTTGGATTAAAACATCCTGAAACTGGGGAAAGTTTTAAGAAATATTTAGAGGAAATTTCTCACAAAGGTTTTTAA
- a CDS encoding bifunctional 5,10-methylenetetrahydrofolate dehydrogenase/5,10-methenyltetrahydrofolate cyclohydrolase — MSIVFDGKKFAADKEKVLKKEIASLKNKPKLVSILVGNDKASLLYTKLKQKAAIRVGAKFIIKKFPDKVTHTEIIKEIGKLNKDKKINGIMVQLPLPGKLKVKTRTIVNSIDKNKDVDGLRNKSQYKQATVKGIESILDFATKDLAYFGKRATVVGAKGIVGKGVVTMLEERNYKVCICDKDTRDLYAKLTNADLVVSATGVPELIKGEMIKEGSIAIDVGSPKGDFDGKVTERASFVTPVPGGVGPVTIVSLLENLVEAVK; from the coding sequence ATGTCAATTGTTTTTGACGGAAAAAAGTTCGCCGCAGACAAAGAAAAGGTTTTAAAAAAAGAAATTGCCTCACTTAAAAACAAACCTAAATTAGTATCTATACTTGTCGGAAATGATAAAGCAAGTCTTCTTTATACTAAATTAAAACAAAAAGCTGCAATTCGCGTTGGCGCAAAATTTATTATTAAAAAATTCCCAGACAAAGTAACGCATACAGAAATAATCAAAGAAATAGGCAAATTAAATAAAGACAAAAAAATTAATGGAATTATGGTCCAATTGCCGCTTCCTGGAAAATTAAAAGTCAAAACAAGAACTATTGTAAATAGTATTGATAAAAATAAAGATGTTGATGGACTAAGAAATAAATCTCAGTATAAACAAGCAACTGTGAAAGGAATTGAATCAATTTTAGATTTTGCAACTAAAGATTTAGCTTATTTTGGAAAGCGGGCAACGGTTGTTGGCGCAAAAGGAATAGTCGGAAAAGGAGTTGTTACTATGCTTGAAGAAAGAAATTACAAAGTATGCATTTGTGACAAAGACACCAGAGATTTATATGCCAAATTAACAAATGCAGATTTAGTCGTTTCAGCTACCGGTGTTCCGGAATTAATAAAAGGTGAAATGATAAAAGAGGGAAGTATTGCAATTGATGTTGGCAGCCCAAAAGGAGATTTTGATGGAAAAGTAACCGAAAGAGCAAGTTTTGTGACTCCAGTCCCAGGCGGCGTTGGCCCTGTGACAATAGTAAGTCTTCTGGAAAACTTGGTAGAAGCAGTAAAATAA
- the rpsB gene encoding 30S ribosomal protein S2 has translation MAEKKTTKKVAVKETKPKTVKSEVSLEKLLEVGAHYGHQAKRWNPKMRDFIYGTEDGVSVFDLPKTKAKLDEALAVLKEAKKNGKVVLFVGTKKQAQEKTKEVAVATNSPYIIQRFLGGTFTNFDQIKKSIKKLDQMKTDMKNGAYATYTKKEKLLLAREIEDLEKNFSGIANLNKLPDLVFIIDTHKENGAVLESKKVKIPVIGLVDSNANPDLIDYPIPMNDDAAGAVEYVLDLVKNALS, from the coding sequence ATGGCAGAAAAGAAAACAACCAAAAAAGTAGCAGTTAAAGAAACAAAACCAAAAACTGTTAAAAGCGAAGTTTCATTAGAAAAACTTCTTGAAGTTGGTGCTCATTATGGCCATCAAGCAAAAAGATGGAATCCAAAAATGAGAGATTTTATTTATGGCACAGAAGATGGAGTCAGTGTTTTTGATCTCCCAAAAACAAAGGCAAAATTGGACGAAGCTCTTGCAGTATTAAAAGAAGCTAAGAAAAATGGCAAAGTAGTTTTATTTGTTGGAACCAAAAAACAAGCTCAGGAAAAAACAAAAGAAGTAGCAGTTGCTACAAATTCTCCATATATTATTCAAAGATTTTTAGGCGGAACTTTTACAAATTTTGATCAAATCAAAAAATCAATTAAAAAGCTTGATCAAATGAAGACCGATATGAAAAATGGAGCTTACGCAACATATACCAAAAAAGAAAAATTATTATTAGCTCGAGAAATTGAAGATCTTGAAAAAAACTTCTCAGGAATTGCAAATTTAAATAAACTTCCAGATTTAGTTTTTATTATTGATACTCACAAAGAAAACGGAGCAGTTCTTGAAAGCAAAAAAGTCAAAATCCCAGTTATTGGATTAGTTGACAGTAATGCAAACCCAGATTTAATTGATTATCCAATCCCAATGAATGACGATGCTGCAGGAGCAGTTGAATATGTTCTTGATTTGGTTAAGAATGCATTAAGTTAA
- the tsf gene encoding translation elongation factor Ts yields the protein MAISVDLIKKLREETGAGVMRVKAVLEIVAGDEKKALEILKKEGFEKVAKRADRETGQGIVASYIHHNGKVGVLVSILCETDFVAKNELTVELGKNIALQISAMDPKDVKELESQEFIKDTSKTISDLVKEVIAKTGENIRIGKFARIEVGK from the coding sequence ATGGCAATTTCAGTTGATTTAATTAAAAAACTTCGTGAAGAAACAGGCGCTGGAGTTATGCGTGTTAAAGCAGTTTTGGAAATTGTTGCAGGTGACGAAAAAAAAGCCTTGGAAATTCTCAAAAAAGAAGGTTTTGAAAAAGTTGCCAAAAGAGCTGACCGCGAAACTGGTCAGGGAATTGTTGCAAGCTATATTCATCACAATGGAAAAGTTGGAGTTTTAGTTTCAATTCTTTGTGAAACAGATTTCGTTGCCAAAAATGAATTAACAGTTGAACTAGGAAAAAATATTGCACTTCAAATTTCAGCAATGGATCCAAAAGATGTCAAAGAATTAGAATCACAAGAATTTATTAAGGATACTTCAAAAACAATCAGCGATTTGGTAAAAGAAGTAATTGCAAAAACCGGAGAAAATATAAGAATTGGAAAATTTGCTAGAATAGAAGTGGGAAAATAA
- the frr gene encoding ribosome recycling factor, protein MDENLVRQKMQGIIASLQTTIGTIRSGRATPAMVQNLEIMVYGGTQRLRILEVASVSSPDPQSLVIDPWDKSIIGEIKKGIEAANVGMNPNIDGEIIRIMVPPLTTEDREKFVRLLNAKLEESRVAIRQIRADVMHSIKGEFDEKKITEDEKFAFEKNLQNATDEFVGKIEEMGERKKSELLQL, encoded by the coding sequence ATGGATGAAAATTTAGTTCGCCAAAAAATGCAAGGGATAATTGCATCCTTGCAAACTACAATCGGCACAATCCGTTCAGGCCGCGCAACTCCTGCAATGGTTCAAAATCTGGAAATTATGGTTTATGGAGGAACCCAAAGATTAAGGATTTTAGAAGTTGCATCAGTGAGCTCTCCAGATCCACAAAGCTTGGTTATTGATCCTTGGGATAAATCAATTATTGGTGAAATTAAAAAGGGAATTGAAGCAGCAAACGTTGGTATGAATCCAAATATCGATGGAGAAATAATTAGAATTATGGTTCCGCCATTAACAACAGAAGATCGCGAAAAGTTTGTACGCTTATTAAACGCAAAGCTTGAAGAAAGTAGAGTTGCAATAAGACAAATAAGAGCTGATGTAATGCATAGCATAAAGGGAGAATTTGATGAGAAAAAAATTACAGAAGATGAAAAATTTGCTTTCGAAAAAAATCTTCAGAATGCAACCGATGAATTTGTAGGAAAAATTGAAGAAATGGGCGAGCGCAAGAAGTCAGAACTGTTGCAACTTTAG
- a CDS encoding M50 family metallopeptidase: protein MLAILILTIKVIVAFSLLIMFHELGHFLVAKRSGVWVEEFGLGLPPRIFGKKIGDTIYSINWLPIGGFVRLHGETASDQVVYPAKAFTNKSKLTRILITVAGIVMNFILAIICFTVIFFVNGVPSNSTKLDFIILDVASNSPASISGIKSGDLVEKINNVNINSTDDLKNEINNNKGKEIDIEVNRNNKLIDIKATPRINYPADEGSLGISFDDFHENYFAPVWQRPFVSFWEAIKETATVTKAVVFGLGSAAKSVSQGQAPKDVTGPVGIIAVAKRLAEEDIWTLISFVAVVSINLGIVNLIPFPPLDGSRVALVIAEAITKKKLTAKMEERVYTFGFIVLIALSILITTHELPSVFKAGSLDNYANQVLNQK from the coding sequence ATGCTTGCTATTTTAATTCTTACAATAAAAGTTATTGTTGCCTTCTCGCTTCTTATTATGTTCCATGAACTTGGGCATTTTTTGGTCGCAAAACGAAGCGGAGTCTGGGTTGAAGAATTTGGATTAGGCTTACCTCCTCGGATTTTTGGTAAAAAAATAGGCGATACAATTTATTCAATTAACTGGCTTCCAATTGGCGGATTTGTCCGTCTTCACGGAGAAACCGCAAGCGATCAAGTGGTTTATCCTGCAAAAGCTTTTACAAATAAAAGCAAATTGACTCGAATTTTAATTACTGTTGCAGGAATTGTTATGAATTTCATTCTGGCAATTATTTGTTTTACAGTAATCTTTTTTGTAAATGGAGTCCCCAGTAATTCGACAAAATTAGATTTTATTATTTTGGATGTTGCATCAAATTCTCCAGCTTCGATCTCTGGAATTAAATCGGGAGATTTAGTTGAAAAAATTAATAATGTAAATATTAATTCAACAGATGATCTCAAAAATGAAATTAATAACAATAAGGGAAAAGAAATTGATATTGAAGTGAATCGAAATAATAAATTAATTGATATCAAAGCAACTCCAAGAATAAATTATCCAGCAGACGAAGGTTCACTTGGAATTTCATTTGATGATTTCCACGAAAATTATTTTGCACCAGTTTGGCAAAGGCCCTTTGTAAGTTTTTGGGAGGCAATTAAAGAAACGGCAACTGTTACAAAAGCTGTTGTCTTTGGTTTGGGAAGTGCGGCAAAAAGCGTCAGTCAGGGCCAAGCTCCAAAAGATGTTACCGGTCCGGTTGGAATTATTGCAGTTGCAAAGCGCCTTGCAGAAGAAGATATTTGGACATTGATTAGCTTTGTAGCAGTTGTTTCAATCAATTTAGGAATTGTAAATCTTATTCCTTTTCCGCCTCTTGATGGAAGCCGTGTCGCTCTTGTTATCGCAGAGGCAATTACTAAAAAGAAATTAACTGCAAAAATGGAAGAGAGAGTTTATACTTTTGGTTTTATTGTTTTAATTGCACTTTCAATTTTGATTACAACGCACGAATTACCATCTGTTTTTAAAGCCGGTTCTCTTGATAATTACGCCAACCAAGTTCTGAACCAAAAGTAA
- a CDS encoding aminoacyl--tRNA ligase-related protein, translating into MQQSKLFTKTSKNFPSDETSINAQLLIKAGFIHKEMAGAYAYLPLGLKVIEKIKQIVREEMAAIGGVEIIMTTLQRKELWEKTDRWDDEKVDVWFKSKLKNDVEVGFGWSHEEPISDMMRNFINSYRDLPVYVHQFQTKLRNELRAKSGIMRGREFIMDDMYSYSSSNEEHQKFYDAATAAYHKVFERLGIGEDTFFTFASGGAFTQFSHEFQTICDAGEDIVYLDRKKKLAINKEVYNDEVLKQLEVKKEDLKEVKTAEVGNIFSFGGAKSESLDLYFTDALGNKKPVILGSYGIGITRVMGVIVEKFHDDKGIIWPASVAPFHVHLIELPGAKNIKKIYDELQENNIEVLWDDRETGAGAKFADSDLIGIPVRLVVSEKTGEKIEYKERSSDKTELLSLQEVIKRLI; encoded by the coding sequence ATGCAACAAAGCAAGCTTTTTACAAAAACCAGTAAAAATTTCCCAAGCGATGAAACTTCAATTAACGCTCAGCTTTTAATTAAGGCAGGATTCATCCACAAAGAAATGGCAGGCGCTTATGCTTATTTACCTCTTGGCCTGAAAGTCATTGAGAAAATAAAACAAATAGTTAGAGAGGAAATGGCGGCAATAGGAGGGGTTGAAATTATTATGACCACTCTTCAACGAAAAGAATTATGGGAAAAAACAGACAGATGGGATGATGAAAAAGTTGACGTTTGGTTTAAATCAAAATTAAAAAATGATGTTGAAGTTGGTTTTGGTTGGTCTCACGAAGAGCCAATTTCAGACATGATGAGAAATTTCATAAATAGTTACAGAGATTTGCCGGTTTATGTTCATCAGTTTCAAACCAAATTAAGAAACGAACTTCGAGCAAAGTCCGGAATTATGCGCGGCCGTGAATTTATAATGGATGATATGTATTCTTATTCAAGTAGTAATGAAGAACATCAAAAATTTTATGATGCAGCAACAGCCGCATATCACAAAGTTTTTGAAAGACTGGGAATTGGCGAAGATACTTTTTTCACCTTTGCCTCAGGAGGTGCATTTACGCAGTTTAGCCACGAATTTCAAACAATTTGCGACGCAGGAGAGGATATTGTCTATCTTGATCGCAAAAAGAAGTTGGCAATAAATAAGGAAGTTTATAACGATGAAGTATTAAAACAATTAGAAGTCAAAAAAGAAGATTTAAAAGAAGTAAAAACTGCAGAAGTTGGAAATATCTTTAGTTTTGGAGGAGCAAAATCAGAAAGCTTGGATTTATATTTCACGGACGCATTAGGAAATAAAAAACCGGTAATTTTGGGATCATACGGGATTGGAATAACTCGAGTTATGGGAGTTATTGTTGAAAAATTCCATGACGATAAAGGAATAATCTGGCCAGCTAGTGTCGCGCCGTTTCATGTGCATTTAATCGAGCTTCCAGGAGCAAAAAATATTAAAAAAATTTATGACGAGTTGCAGGAAAATAATATTGAAGTTTTATGGGACGATAGGGAAACGGGAGCTGGAGCAAAATTTGCAGACAGCGATTTAATTGGAATTCCAGTGAGACTTGTTGTTTCAGAAAAAACTGGTGAAAAAATAGAATATAAAGAAAGAAGTTCTGACAAAACCGAACTCTTATCTTTACAAGAAGTAATTAAAAGACTAATTTAA